The Vespa velutina chromosome 4, iVesVel2.1, whole genome shotgun sequence genome has a window encoding:
- the LOC124948655 gene encoding gastrula zinc finger protein XlCGF26.1-like: protein MLRQILSPSPSPETGEAGMTAIGCNFLQANSIFSNQSSMMPSTLSSATLQTIPSHLSMIYPDQGGLLMDQSQLVLPESHSCPTCGLEFRSALKLNYHVKTSHPRPPEYEQQNVEITARYSCSVCPRSFFVLAHLRMHETTHEIAPHSSSVLGASSSNVPTSRGANSATGLMSGMSVVVPAGAAATGNVEKTFGCDRCPASFRYRTLLERHRRMHELGQEKPYSCPRCLMRFETRNLYNHHAKTHKPSIDINDRLTADSNAVSLTDPTLTVTGTNPSIVGCPPSTTVVAANANKSLTTASYPCDSCSKQFATIESLTSHKAVHRSRPLVCDVCGKGFTHRKYYVVHQRIHTGERPYLCAMCGKSFTQASTLTVHRRYHTGERPYTCTLCGKGFVTRTIMLNHMKKH, encoded by the coding sequence ATGCTACGTCAGATACTCTCACCGTCGCCTTCACCCGAGACGGGAGAGGCCGGTATGACGGCGATCGGTTGTAATTTTCTCCAGGCAAATTCGATCTTTTCGAATCAATCGTCGATGATGCCATCGACCTTATCCTCAGCGACATTGCAAACGATACCATCTCATctctcgatgatctatccGGATCAAGGTGGTCTTCTGATGGATCAGTCGCAGCTCGTCCTTCCGGAGTCCCATTCCTGTCCTACCTGTGGCCTTGAGTTTCGTAGCGCTCTGAAGTTAAATTATCACGTGAAAACGAGTCACCCAAGGCCGCCGGAGTACGAGCAACAAAACGTCGAAATTACGGCGAGATACTCGTGCTCCGTCTGCCCAAGGAGTTTCTTCGTTCTTGCGCACCTAAGAATGCACGAGACGACGCACGAGATCGCACCACATTCCTCATCGGTGTTAGGTGCATCCTCGTCGAACGTGCCTACCTCTCGCGGTGCAAATTCTGCTACCGGATTGATGTCCGGCATGTCCGTCGTTGTACCTGCCGGTGCTGCTGCTACAGGCAACGTAGAGAAAACCTTTGGCTGTGATCGTTGTCCAGCAAGTTTTCGATACCGTACACTATTGGAACGTCATAGAAGGATGCACGAACTCGGACAAGAGAAACCTTATTCTTGTCCAAGATGTCTCATGCGTTTCGAGACACGTAATCTTTACAATCATCATGCTAAAACTCACAAGCCTAGCATCGATATCAACGACAGACTCACAGCAGACAGCAATGCGGTCTCTTTAACAGATCCTACCCTTACGGTTACCGGGACTAACCCTTCTATTGTCGGTTGTCCTCCATCTACAACGGTTGTCGCTGCTAATGCCAACAAATCGTTGACAACGGCCTCTTATCCTTGCGACTCCTGTTCGAAACAATTTGCCACCATTGAATCCCTCACCAGTCATAAGGCTGTACATAGATCCAGGCCATTGGTTTGCGATGTTTGTGGAAAGGGTTTCACTCATCGCAAATATTACGTCGTTCATCAACGCATTCACACCGGCGAGAGGCCTTATTTATGCGCTATGTGTGGTAAATCATTTACTCAAGCGTCCACCCTCACGGTTCATCGTCGATATCATACTGGAGAACGACCATATACTTGTACGCTTTGTGGGAAGGGATTCGTTACGAGAACTATCATGCTCAATCATATGAAGAAACATTGA